From a region of the uncultured Desulfovibrio sp. genome:
- a CDS encoding glycosyltransferase: protein MTIPQRILFFMEDLCYGGTQRQTLELARRLDRTRFTPVMLTLTGPTDLDEAARDAGIELHHMGHDRKVPPLFFAALYSKLRRLQPDVIVPCTALPNIWGRIWGRLGWLGEKTAPRIVGTCRGGGGPKRQHERWLWRLTDHMICNSEALHEILLCFGLPQSRLSYIPNGVDTEFFAPSGAAPSARAPEIVCVARLAGDKDHLTLLRAFEIVLQRHPSARLRIVGDGPEEANLHQWAAQHAAGSNVDFIPGGLDMRGHYAAGRIFALSSVREGQPNVILEAMACGLPVCATSVGGIPRLVENGQNGLLSHAGDVAALAENCCRLLEDGALCDVMGQAGRLRVERDFSFTAMVEAHQAVFAGLRRN from the coding sequence ATGACCATCCCACAGCGCATCCTCTTTTTTATGGAGGATCTTTGTTATGGCGGTACGCAACGCCAGACCCTTGAACTGGCCCGCCGCCTGGATCGAACTCGTTTTACGCCGGTCATGCTTACGCTCACTGGCCCCACTGATCTGGATGAAGCCGCGCGGGATGCGGGCATAGAGCTGCACCACATGGGGCATGACCGCAAGGTGCCGCCCCTGTTTTTTGCTGCACTGTATTCAAAGCTGCGCAGGTTGCAACCAGATGTCATCGTGCCTTGCACGGCCCTGCCCAATATCTGGGGGCGCATCTGGGGGCGGCTGGGCTGGCTTGGCGAAAAAACAGCCCCGCGTATTGTGGGAACCTGCCGTGGCGGCGGCGGCCCCAAGCGGCAACATGAACGCTGGCTTTGGCGGCTTACGGATCACATGATCTGTAATTCCGAAGCACTGCATGAAATTTTGCTGTGTTTTGGTCTGCCGCAATCCCGCTTGAGCTACATCCCCAACGGGGTGGACACGGAATTTTTTGCGCCGTCCGGGGCAGCGCCCTCGGCCCGTGCACCCGAAATTGTCTGCGTGGCGCGCCTTGCGGGAGACAAGGATCACCTGACCCTCCTGCGCGCCTTTGAGATTGTGCTGCAACGGCACCCCTCGGCGCGTTTGCGTATTGTGGGGGATGGCCCGGAAGAAGCCAATCTGCATCAGTGGGCCGCGCAGCACGCCGCCGGAAGCAATGTGGACTTTATCCCCGGTGGGCTTGATATGCGCGGGCATTATGCCGCTGGGCGCATCTTCGCACTTTCATCCGTGCGCGAGGGGCAGCCCAATGTGATTCTTGAAGCCATGGCCTGCGGCCTGCCCGTGTGCGCCACATCGGTTGGCGGCATTCCACGGCTGGTGGAGAACGGGCAGAACGGTCTGCTTTCGCATGCTGGGGATGTGGCGGCCCTTGCGGAAAACTGCTGCCGTCTGCTTGAGGACGGCGCGTTGTGCGATGTCATGGGGCAGGCCGGGCGTTTGCGCGTGGAGCGGGATTTTTCCTTCACTGCCATGGTGGAGGCGCATCAGGCCGTTTTTGCTGGCTTGCGCCGCAACTGA
- a CDS encoding rubredoxin yields MAESKDMWRCQMVNCGYVYDPDRGDKRHKIPAGTRFEDLPEDWKCPVCGATKKSFRPLSDEG; encoded by the coding sequence ATGGCTGAATCCAAGGATATGTGGCGGTGCCAGATGGTCAATTGCGGCTACGTTTACGACCCCGACCGGGGCGACAAACGCCACAAAATACCGGCTGGAACCCGTTTTGAAGACCTGCCTGAAGATTGGAAATGCCCTGTATGCGGGGCAACAAAAAAGAGCTTTCGCCCTTTGAGTGACGAAGGTTAA
- a CDS encoding Fur family transcriptional regulator, with the protein MAQTQTRMTRQRAVILEELRKLKSHPTADELYSIVRERLPRISLGTVYRNLDFLADSGEIRRLEAAGSTKRFDGDISNHQHVRCIYCGRVGDVEDVKQAPTVEGMQAMGFASILSSRVEYDGVCETCARSLEITQ; encoded by the coding sequence ATGGCTCAAACACAAACACGAATGACCCGGCAGCGGGCAGTTATTTTGGAAGAACTGCGCAAGCTCAAGAGCCATCCTACTGCGGATGAGCTGTACAGCATTGTGCGCGAGCGTTTGCCCCGAATAAGCCTGGGTACTGTGTACCGGAATCTGGATTTTCTGGCAGACAGCGGCGAGATCCGCCGTCTTGAAGCTGCTGGATCAACCAAACGTTTTGACGGTGATATATCAAACCATCAGCATGTTCGCTGCATTTATTGCGGCCGGGTTGGCGATGTTGAAGACGTCAAGCAGGCCCCCACAGTTGAAGGCATGCAGGCAATGGGATTTGCGAGTATTTTGAGTTCGCGGGTGGAATACGACGGCGTGTGCGAAACCTGCGCGAGATCACTTGAAATAACCCAGTAA
- a CDS encoding ABC transporter permease, with product MIAMSDLIRVSLRQVVRQRGFGVMLSIALGITAFIVLAVLGREIRYKVGQDMVLMGGVNVIQVYMDDAQYPGQPDREFYPETVEALSQLPGVSLVSRNLRDNKTFPIRGTGERTLNVDFIGIDQYFAEVYSIDLVAGRLLNQEDVDSHRRVCLLGRDAARNLFGGSEEAIGKLLFLEQDVFEVVGVVSGVMLGSWSQGGFLPYTTMADRNWGRGKVRRLFIRAIGWEDVPPLVKIIPQMVREHQSAPYIVVQTQEDQLKRIKTTFMWVEALLWLGIAASLMLGGFGIWYGTFAAVRARTREVGLKKAMGGSDIDILAQFLAEALCKSVAGGMLGIFIGCALVEIGSLSLGTGVSYSLLFFSSVGSIVFSAVIGIAGGLFPAMQASRMDVVTALRFE from the coding sequence ATGATTGCAATGTCAGACCTTATTCGCGTCAGCCTCAGACAGGTTGTGCGCCAGCGCGGCTTCGGGGTGATGCTTTCCATCGCCCTTGGCATCACGGCGTTTATCGTCCTGGCGGTACTTGGCCGCGAAATTCGGTACAAGGTTGGGCAAGATATGGTGCTCATGGGTGGCGTCAACGTCATCCAGGTATACATGGATGACGCCCAGTACCCCGGCCAGCCAGACCGCGAGTTTTATCCTGAAACTGTGGAAGCCCTCTCCCAGTTGCCCGGCGTCAGCCTGGTGAGCAGAAACCTGCGCGATAATAAAACTTTCCCAATACGCGGCACCGGCGAACGCACGCTGAATGTGGATTTTATCGGCATCGACCAGTATTTCGCCGAGGTCTACTCCATTGATCTGGTGGCCGGGCGGCTGCTCAATCAGGAAGATGTGGACTCTCACAGGCGCGTATGCCTGCTTGGCAGGGATGCGGCCAGAAATTTATTTGGCGGTTCGGAAGAAGCTATCGGCAAGCTGCTCTTTCTGGAACAGGATGTTTTTGAAGTGGTAGGCGTTGTCAGCGGCGTTATGCTCGGCAGCTGGAGCCAGGGCGGCTTTTTGCCCTATACCACCATGGCCGACCGCAACTGGGGCCGGGGCAAGGTGCGCAGGCTCTTTATCCGCGCCATCGGGTGGGAAGACGTGCCGCCGCTTGTCAAAATTATTCCTCAGATGGTGCGCGAGCATCAGTCCGCTCCCTATATTGTGGTGCAGACGCAGGAAGATCAGCTCAAACGCATCAAAACCACCTTTATGTGGGTTGAGGCTCTGCTGTGGCTTGGTATTGCCGCATCGCTCATGCTGGGTGGTTTCGGCATCTGGTATGGCACATTTGCCGCAGTTCGGGCCAGAACCCGCGAAGTGGGCCTTAAAAAGGCCATGGGCGGCTCGGATATAGACATCCTGGCGCAATTCCTGGCCGAGGCTCTTTGTAAATCTGTTGCTGGCGGCATGCTTGGCATTTTTATTGGCTGCGCGCTGGTCGAGATCGGTTCCTTATCGCTTGGAACGGGCGTTTCGTATTCACTGTTGTTTTTCAGCAGTGTGGGAAGCATCGTTTTTTCTGCCGTTATTGGCATAGCTGGCGGTTTGTTCCCTGCCATGCAGGCAAGCCGTATGGACGTGGTAACCGCTCTGCGATTCGAATAG
- a CDS encoding glycosyltransferase encodes MAPVIVAKDLYKCYAGFTPVLRGVNFEVVPGEMVAIMGPSGCGKSTMLHVLGMLHAPDSGSLQILGKDVLTLDREQTASFRRGTMGFVMQSSNLFDHSTVFENVEFPLIFEKIPPEERWERVIRALELVRLSARVHYRSNRLSGGEQQRVAIARAMVNNPRILLADEPTGALDAKTSRLIMDNFRSLCHTGGVSMVMVTHDPKMAEFCDSIYTLEDGILHCRQRNLPQMPDTISHNLLQGVAPVVRGAMVAESFPEASGQCLMDEAHRMHAAGLLTRIYAIRDNGFLGNPEGYALPLAVRRIGALRVLAACLGMLRLMRGSSSQLWTLWRKLPGRGRWGSRWWDHLRAFCAGAMLARWGQEEKIEFFYAAGAHGPATASWVASRLLHVPYAFAVRAQDMTEPGLNWAAKGADADFVRCDTEATRDAMLQLLPELKDKLLVLRDPLTLTPPEDQEEQMPAPAGADAANDADKAADFNLLAVGTIARRKGYDLLLRACRLLADRNVNFSLTFVGQGSEKLCLRWLVWRLGLRGSVQFAGQIPHENMADMYNRADVFVAPGRKTTGGDADGVPSALVEALAFGLAVVASDLPGHAEAITDGGNGRLVPQDNVGALADVLEALASRPEERKRLGDAARKSVVTLVDTDRTEARLTELIKKACGKA; translated from the coding sequence ATGGCACCCGTTATAGTCGCCAAAGATTTATATAAATGCTACGCTGGTTTTACACCGGTGCTGCGCGGCGTGAATTTTGAGGTAGTTCCTGGCGAGATGGTGGCCATCATGGGGCCTTCGGGCTGCGGCAAATCCACCATGTTGCACGTGCTGGGCATGCTGCACGCGCCCGATTCCGGCTCTTTGCAAATTCTTGGCAAGGATGTGCTGACGCTTGACCGTGAGCAGACTGCCAGTTTCCGCCGTGGCACCATGGGCTTTGTCATGCAGTCGAGCAACCTTTTTGACCACTCGACTGTGTTTGAAAATGTTGAATTCCCCCTGATATTTGAGAAGATTCCGCCGGAAGAACGCTGGGAGCGGGTTATCCGCGCCCTTGAACTCGTGCGCCTTTCTGCGCGTGTGCACTACCGCAGCAATCGCCTTTCGGGCGGCGAGCAGCAGCGTGTGGCCATTGCCCGCGCCATGGTCAACAATCCGCGCATCCTGCTGGCTGACGAACCCACGGGCGCGCTGGACGCTAAAACCAGCCGTCTTATCATGGATAATTTCCGTTCGCTCTGCCATACGGGCGGCGTTTCCATGGTTATGGTTACGCATGACCCCAAGATGGCCGAATTTTGCGACAGCATCTATACCCTTGAAGACGGCATTCTGCACTGCCGCCAGCGCAACCTGCCGCAGATGCCCGACACCATTTCGCACAATCTGCTCCAGGGGGTTGCCCCTGTGGTGCGCGGCGCCATGGTTGCCGAGAGCTTTCCCGAGGCTTCCGGTCAGTGCCTGATGGATGAGGCCCACCGTATGCACGCGGCGGGCCTGCTTACCCGTATTTACGCCATCCGCGATAACGGATTTCTGGGCAATCCTGAGGGCTATGCCCTGCCGCTGGCTGTGCGGCGCATTGGCGCGCTGCGTGTGCTTGCGGCCTGCCTGGGTATGCTCAGGCTCATGCGCGGTTCTTCTTCTCAGTTGTGGACGCTTTGGCGTAAACTGCCGGGGCGTGGCCGCTGGGGCAGCCGCTGGTGGGATCACCTGCGCGCATTTTGCGCCGGGGCCATGCTGGCGCGTTGGGGCCAGGAAGAAAAAATCGAATTTTTCTACGCAGCAGGAGCCCACGGCCCGGCAACGGCCAGCTGGGTTGCCTCGCGCCTTTTGCATGTGCCGTATGCCTTTGCCGTGCGCGCTCAGGATATGACTGAGCCCGGCCTCAACTGGGCCGCCAAGGGTGCGGATGCCGATTTTGTGCGCTGCGATACAGAAGCCACGCGCGATGCCATGCTGCAATTGCTGCCCGAGCTGAAAGATAAACTGCTCGTGTTGCGCGATCCCCTTACGCTCACGCCGCCGGAGGATCAGGAAGAGCAGATGCCCGCACCCGCCGGAGCCGATGCCGCCAATGATGCGGATAAAGCTGCGGATTTCAACCTGCTGGCTGTGGGCACCATTGCGCGCCGCAAGGGATACGATCTGCTGCTTCGGGCATGCCGCCTGCTGGCCGACAGAAATGTGAATTTTTCGCTGACCTTTGTGGGCCAGGGGTCGGAAAAGCTGTGTTTGCGCTGGCTTGTCTGGCGGCTTGGGCTTCGTGGTTCGGTGCAGTTTGCCGGGCAGATTCCCCATGAAAACATGGCGGATATGTACAACCGGGCGGATGTTTTTGTGGCTCCTGGCCGCAAGACCACCGGCGGAGATGCCGACGGTGTGCCTTCGGCGCTGGTGGAAGCCCTGGCCTTTGGCCTTGCGGTTGTTGCCAGCGATCTGCCGGGCCATGCGGAAGCCATTACGGACGGCGGCAATGGACGTCTTGTGCCGCAAGACAACGTGGGCGCGCTGGCGGACGTTCTGGAAGCACTTGCCTCCCGTCCCGAGGAGCGCAAACGCCTTGGCGATGCCGCCCGCAAGTCGGTAGTCACCCTTGTGGATACAGACCGCACCGAAGCCCGCCTGACCGAGCTGATCAAAAAAGCCTGCGGCAAGGCCTGA
- a CDS encoding glycosyltransferase family 2 protein, with protein sequence MFWIWFLLATSQCALLYILARRGESMPRRIEEEAEANRAIPEDKWPSVGMIVPVAGRDPRMEGALRSLLTQDYPRFVPVLVTAEENEPAAELVGRLKQEFPALRHVVAGTATGCGQKNHNSLQGIAALGDEVDVYVFCDSTHMAEPDFLRHLAAPMARGEASFSTGYHVVEPRDDQPVTLAYTLCVMLMRYLQAMSAFTQLWGGAMAMTRAAYVKYGVAQLWLENVVDDCSLTALLQVRGAKVRLCPGALLHTDAVNHSTPVWRAWMDRQVLFLKFCMPGQWKLLGLMCVMMALPMVCAALAFLGWIVNVGSGAGVLLGLFWLAAMVSALHLWRGLLAKPVPLWRWCLAFADAVRMFTSVYWQSIKSWDIVWHGMRYEVGKGGVVLRSEHSQGTK encoded by the coding sequence ATGTTCTGGATATGGTTTTTGCTGGCCACCTCCCAATGCGCTCTGTTGTATATTCTGGCACGCAGGGGCGAAAGCATGCCCCGCCGTATTGAGGAAGAAGCCGAGGCCAACCGTGCCATACCTGAAGACAAATGGCCCTCGGTGGGCATGATAGTGCCCGTGGCCGGGCGCGACCCGCGTATGGAAGGCGCGTTGCGCAGCCTTTTGACCCAGGATTACCCCCGTTTTGTCCCTGTGCTCGTAACAGCGGAAGAAAATGAACCCGCCGCCGAGCTTGTGGGCAGACTCAAGCAGGAGTTTCCCGCTCTGCGCCATGTGGTGGCAGGCACCGCCACGGGTTGCGGGCAAAAAAACCATAACAGCCTGCAGGGTATTGCCGCTCTGGGCGATGAAGTGGACGTCTATGTGTTCTGCGACAGCACCCACATGGCGGAACCAGATTTTCTGCGGCATCTGGCAGCGCCCATGGCCAGGGGCGAGGCTTCGTTCAGCACCGGCTACCATGTGGTGGAACCGCGCGATGATCAGCCCGTAACACTGGCCTATACGCTGTGCGTCATGCTTATGCGCTATCTGCAAGCCATGTCTGCCTTTACCCAGTTGTGGGGCGGCGCTATGGCCATGACCCGCGCGGCCTACGTAAAATACGGCGTTGCGCAGTTGTGGCTTGAAAACGTGGTGGACGACTGCTCGCTCACGGCCCTGCTTCAGGTGCGCGGCGCCAAGGTGCGGCTTTGCCCTGGCGCTTTGCTGCACACCGATGCCGTTAACCACTCCACGCCAGTCTGGCGGGCCTGGATGGACAGACAGGTGCTCTTTCTCAAGTTTTGCATGCCCGGCCAGTGGAAGCTGCTGGGCCTGATGTGTGTTATGATGGCCCTGCCCATGGTCTGCGCGGCCCTGGCCTTTCTGGGCTGGATTGTGAACGTGGGCAGCGGCGCCGGCGTGTTGCTTGGCTTGTTCTGGCTGGCGGCGATGGTGAGCGCGCTGCATCTGTGGCGTGGCCTGCTTGCCAAGCCCGTGCCGCTGTGGCGCTGGTGCCTGGCCTTTGCGGACGCCGTTCGCATGTTCACCTCTGTTTACTGGCAGAGCATAAAGTCGTGGGATATTGTCTGGCACGGCATGCGGTATGAAGTCGGCAAGGGCGGGGTAGTGTTGCGCTCTGAACACAGTCAGGGAACAAAATAG
- a CDS encoding glucokinase, translating into MQRIFAADIGGTNARFALFTAHEGNLTLTSAVWAKSADLGNTQDVLQAMQQLLKSPFSAGDSLVIALAGPVKGLRGKLTNGQLRVDLDGVSQRYNLACCLLLNDFSAQAFATLTPSGTTAAVVRNSTRSIDESRDTRAVLGAGTGLGAAMLVRSGQHDSAGSWLAVPSEAGHAAFAFVGPEEQAYQAFLARELGRDYPTAENVLSGEGISVLHYYLSGQFFYPPAVGAEALSHETPTLLWYARFWGRFCRQWILTTICRGGLWIAGGIAAKNSLCVTHPAFLQELGLVPDIGGIAASVPIYLITDGNSGLWGAACAAAEHLSCCVPCAEKNG; encoded by the coding sequence ATGCAACGCATTTTCGCAGCAGATATAGGTGGAACCAACGCAAGATTCGCCCTGTTTACTGCGCATGAGGGTAACCTCACGCTCACGTCTGCGGTGTGGGCAAAATCGGCTGATCTGGGCAATACCCAGGATGTGCTGCAAGCCATGCAGCAGCTCTTGAAATCTCCATTTTCTGCGGGTGATTCTCTCGTTATTGCCCTTGCCGGGCCTGTGAAGGGCCTGCGCGGCAAACTCACCAACGGGCAGTTGCGGGTAGACCTTGATGGGGTGTCGCAGCGGTACAATCTGGCCTGCTGCCTGCTGCTCAACGATTTCAGCGCGCAAGCCTTTGCCACGTTGACGCCCAGCGGCACAACGGCCGCAGTTGTGCGCAACAGCACACGATCCATTGACGAATCCAGAGATACTAGGGCCGTGCTTGGCGCTGGCACTGGCCTTGGCGCTGCCATGCTGGTGCGCTCGGGCCAACATGACTCTGCCGGAAGCTGGCTGGCCGTGCCCTCGGAGGCCGGGCATGCGGCCTTTGCATTTGTGGGGCCGGAAGAGCAGGCCTATCAGGCCTTTTTGGCGCGCGAGCTGGGACGCGATTATCCCACGGCGGAAAATGTGCTTTCCGGCGAGGGCATCTCCGTGCTGCACTACTATCTTTCCGGCCAGTTTTTTTATCCCCCTGCCGTGGGCGCCGAGGCCCTGTCGCACGAAACGCCCACGTTATTGTGGTATGCCAGATTTTGGGGCCGTTTTTGCCGCCAGTGGATACTGACCACCATCTGCCGTGGCGGATTGTGGATTGCTGGCGGCATTGCCGCCAAAAATTCCCTGTGCGTGACGCATCCGGCCTTTCTGCAAGAGCTTGGTCTGGTGCCCGATATCGGCGGCATTGCGGCCTCTGTTCCCATTTATCTCATCACCGATGGCAACAGTGGCCTGTGGGGTGCGGCCTGCGCGGCTGCGGAGCATTTGTCCTGCTGTGTTCCCTGTGCTGAAAAAAACGGCTAG
- a CDS encoding bacterioferritin has translation MAENRESRKAKVIEVLNKARAMELFAIHQYMNQHYNLDDMDYGELAANMKLIAIDEMRHAENFAERIKELGGEPTTQKEGKIVSGQEVTAIYEADANQEEATIEAYSSFLAICKDAGDIVSARLFERIIDEEQAHLTYYDNIDGHIKKLGDTYLAKIAGTPSTTGPASKGFVTATPAAG, from the coding sequence ATGGCTGAAAACAGGGAAAGCCGGAAGGCTAAAGTCATAGAAGTACTGAACAAGGCGCGCGCCATGGAGCTGTTCGCCATCCATCAGTATATGAACCAGCACTACAATCTGGATGATATGGATTATGGCGAGCTTGCTGCCAACATGAAGCTTATCGCCATTGACGAAATGCGCCATGCCGAAAATTTTGCCGAACGCATCAAGGAACTGGGCGGCGAGCCCACTACCCAGAAAGAAGGCAAGATTGTAAGCGGGCAGGAAGTGACTGCTATCTATGAGGCTGACGCCAATCAGGAAGAAGCCACCATCGAAGCTTACAGCAGTTTTCTTGCCATCTGTAAGGATGCGGGCGACATTGTTTCTGCACGTCTTTTTGAACGGATCATTGACGAGGAACAGGCCCACCTGACCTATTACGATAATATTGACGGGCATATCAAAAAACTTGGCGACACCTACCTTGCCAAGATTGCCGGTACGCCATCCACAACTGGCCCTGCCAGCAAGGGCTTTGTGACCGCAACGCCCGCAGCGGGCTAA
- a CDS encoding PhzF family phenazine biosynthesis protein, producing MQYYHADVFCNEPMTGNGLTVFIAKAFPERTVMQQIAREFRQFETIFLVQRSDAVFDARIFTVEEELDFAGHPVLGAAAVVQHEFFQEASNTVLFNLNSKQVSVFCAPQGDLYDCCMDQGPAEFICTPEPEEYTTYLQPLNLTPHHIAAGFPLEVVSTGLPYLLVPLASGLEQARIVVADYESRLARIGAKFAYVFDVNAVEGRTWDNAGMVEDIATGSAAGPVGAYLYKHSRFSTSQEILLRQGRFAGRDSEISIRRDKASGNMLVNGQVRLLVRGECLQGM from the coding sequence ATGCAGTATTACCACGCAGATGTGTTTTGCAATGAGCCCATGACCGGCAACGGTCTGACTGTTTTTATTGCCAAGGCCTTTCCGGAACGAACCGTCATGCAGCAGATTGCCCGGGAGTTCAGGCAGTTTGAAACAATATTCCTTGTCCAACGCAGTGATGCCGTTTTTGACGCGCGCATCTTTACGGTTGAGGAAGAACTGGATTTCGCCGGGCATCCCGTTCTGGGCGCTGCTGCGGTTGTGCAGCACGAATTTTTTCAGGAGGCCTCCAACACGGTTCTGTTCAACCTGAACAGCAAGCAGGTTTCTGTTTTCTGCGCACCGCAGGGCGATTTATATGACTGCTGTATGGATCAGGGGCCAGCGGAATTCATCTGCACCCCGGAGCCTGAAGAGTACACAACGTATTTGCAGCCGCTGAATCTGACACCGCACCATATTGCCGCCGGGTTTCCCCTGGAAGTAGTTTCCACTGGGCTGCCCTATCTGCTGGTGCCCCTTGCCTCAGGCCTGGAGCAGGCCCGCATTGTCGTGGCAGATTACGAATCGCGGCTTGCGCGGATCGGCGCAAAATTCGCGTATGTTTTTGACGTCAACGCGGTGGAAGGCAGAACCTGGGACAATGCGGGCATGGTGGAGGACATTGCCACTGGCAGTGCCGCTGGGCCGGTAGGGGCCTACCTGTACAAGCACAGTAGATTTTCTACCTCGCAGGAAATACTTCTCCGGCAGGGGCGCTTTGCGGGGCGTGACTCAGAAATCAGCATCCGCAGGGACAAAGCCAGCGGCAACATGCTGGTGAACGGTCAGGTTCGGCTGCTCGTGCGCGGGGAATGTCTTCAGGGCATGTAA
- the rfaE1 gene encoding D-glycero-beta-D-manno-heptose-7-phosphate kinase produces the protein MNFDGVRILVVGDVMLDHYIAGQVKRISPEAPVPVVSAAKRWSVPGGAANVARNLVRLGVDVAVAGVVGQDAAASDLRAALAAEGIADGLSVSPSRRTTCKTRVLAQGQQLLRLDEEVSAPLGADEAEALKNQVLSLLPGRHAVILSDYAKGVLLESASGCNLCQIIIEEARRLGIAVLVDPKGSDWRRYAGAHCVTPNAGEFDAACGLDAGVTLSRPRRETLAGELRSRYGIERLLITRGPKGMALFTPDEAPVYCRAAVREVADVSGAGDTAIATLAACVGKGLPWAESMHLANAAAGVAVGKMGTAPVSIAELNEALREQADNPKLFSVQNLVEKIEEWRRKNETVVFTNGCFDLLHPGHISLIRQSAAQGDHLIVGLNSDASVRRLKGPTRPIQNENSRALLLAALSDVDAIVLFDEDTPFELISALRPDVLVKGSDYTIDNVVGADVVQQGGGRVYLARLVDGCSTTGIVRKIDNQRDVS, from the coding sequence ATGAATTTTGACGGAGTACGCATACTGGTTGTGGGCGATGTGATGCTTGACCATTACATTGCAGGACAGGTCAAGAGGATTTCTCCCGAGGCTCCGGTGCCCGTGGTGTCTGCGGCAAAACGCTGGTCTGTGCCGGGCGGTGCTGCCAACGTGGCGCGCAACCTTGTGCGCCTTGGCGTTGATGTGGCAGTGGCTGGCGTAGTGGGGCAGGATGCCGCAGCCAGCGACCTGCGCGCGGCGCTCGCGGCTGAGGGAATTGCAGACGGGCTGTCCGTTTCGCCCAGCCGCCGCACGACCTGCAAGACGCGCGTTCTTGCGCAGGGGCAGCAATTGCTGCGCCTTGACGAGGAAGTAAGCGCCCCTCTTGGCGCCGATGAAGCCGAGGCTCTGAAGAATCAGGTTCTTTCCCTGTTGCCGGGGCGGCATGCGGTTATTCTGTCCGACTACGCCAAGGGCGTGTTGCTTGAATCGGCCAGCGGCTGCAATTTGTGCCAGATAATCATTGAAGAAGCCCGCCGCCTTGGCATCGCCGTGCTGGTTGATCCCAAGGGCAGCGACTGGCGGCGCTATGCCGGAGCGCACTGCGTTACCCCCAATGCCGGAGAATTTGACGCAGCCTGCGGGCTGGACGCTGGCGTAACACTCAGCAGACCCCGGCGCGAAACCCTTGCCGGGGAGCTGCGCTCCCGCTACGGCATTGAACGCCTGCTCATTACGCGGGGGCCAAAGGGCATGGCCCTGTTTACTCCTGACGAAGCACCTGTTTACTGCCGCGCCGCCGTGCGCGAAGTGGCCGATGTTTCCGGCGCGGGCGATACCGCCATTGCCACTCTGGCAGCATGCGTGGGCAAAGGCCTGCCCTGGGCCGAAAGCATGCACCTTGCCAATGCGGCGGCAGGGGTCGCCGTGGGCAAAATGGGCACTGCGCCCGTGTCTATTGCAGAACTTAACGAGGCGCTGCGTGAGCAGGCCGACAATCCCAAGCTTTTTAGCGTTCAGAATCTTGTTGAAAAAATTGAAGAATGGCGCAGAAAAAACGAAACTGTGGTTTTTACCAACGGTTGCTTTGACCTGCTGCACCCTGGTCACATTTCCCTTATCCGGCAGAGCGCCGCTCAGGGCGACCACCTGATTGTGGGACTCAACAGTGATGCCTCCGTGCGCCGCCTTAAGGGGCCGACCCGTCCTATTCAGAACGAAAACAGCCGCGCTCTGCTGCTGGCTGCTCTGTCAGATGTGGACGCCATTGTGCTTTTTGACGAAGATACCCCGTTTGAACTCATCTCGGCCCTGCGGCCCGATGTGCTCGTAAAAGGCAGCGACTATACCATTGACAATGTGGTCGGGGCCGATGTCGTGCAACAGGGGGGCGGCAGGGTCTATCTTGCCCGCCTGGTAGACGGTTGCAGCACCACGGGCATCGTGCGCAAAATTGATAATCAGAGGGATGTCAGCTAG
- the ybaK gene encoding Cys-tRNA(Pro) deacylase translates to MAAAKVSKTNAARILEGLGIPYELHTADVDENDLSAVTMAHNLGVDPACVFKTLVAKGDKTGVLMACIPAAAELDLKALAAASGNKHVEMVPLKDVRPLTGYMRGGCSPLGAKKAYPVFVDENAILLETIFVSAGQRGVQLRLKPDDLLRAVAGQYAPVARI, encoded by the coding sequence ATGGCTGCCGCAAAAGTTTCCAAAACCAATGCCGCCAGAATTCTTGAAGGCCTGGGCATTCCCTACGAACTGCACACTGCTGACGTGGACGAAAATGACCTGTCAGCCGTGACCATGGCGCACAATCTGGGCGTTGACCCTGCCTGCGTTTTCAAAACTCTGGTAGCCAAGGGCGACAAAACAGGCGTGCTCATGGCCTGCATCCCTGCTGCGGCGGAGCTTGACCTCAAGGCGCTGGCCGCCGCATCTGGCAACAAGCATGTGGAAATGGTTCCGCTCAAGGATGTTCGTCCCCTCACCGGTTATATGCGCGGCGGCTGCTCCCCCCTTGGGGCCAAGAAGGCCTATCCGGTTTTTGTGGACGAAAACGCCATCCTGCTTGAAACCATCTTTGTGAGCGCAGGTCAGCGCGGCGTTCAGCTGCGCCTCAAGCCGGATGACCTGCTGCGCGCCGTTGCAGGGCAATACGCCCCAGTGGCGCGCATTTAG